AGTGTTTCCTGCCTTTTTATGCCGGGCCTTTTACTGTCGCGCCATGCAAGAACAACCGGGTCATGGCCTCGAATTCCTGATGCAGGGACAGCTCAGGCTGATTCAGCCAGCGCAGCATGGCTCCGAAATACAGATGATGAAACCAATGGGCCAATTGCTCGGGGTTTAGCGAGGAGTTCAACTCCCCCGAGTCTTGGGCCAAGGCCATCAATGCCTGCCAGGTTTGAGTGATGTCACTGTCCTTGCTGGCTGTGCCTGTATTCAGCAATTGATGGCGTAGATAGGCTTTTAGAAACTCAGGGTGCTGCGTGCACCAGTCTGCCGAGGCACGCAGTATGCACAAAGCCTGCGCCTGGAACGTAGGGCATTGAGCCACTTCATGTTGCAGATAAGTCAGATCCTGCTTTAGCTGCGCATCCACATGAAACGCCACCACCGCCTCTTTGCTGGGGAAGTGCTTGTACAAGGTGCGCTTGGCAATGTCGGCCCCGTCCGCAATCTGCTCCATGGTGACGGCCTCGTAGCCGTGCTCCTCGAACAGGGCTGCTGCTGTCTGGCGTATTTGCTCCAGCATCAACAAGCGTTTGCGTTCCCGGCGACCGGGATCGTGGTCTGTAGTCATGGTAGGCATTTAAAAGTATACGAATTGCATAAGTATACGACGTGCAATATTATGATGCCATTGATGCTATCGCCAACAAGGCCAGATCATGAAACTTGCGCTTGTGACTTACGGTACCGAGGGGGATGTACGTCCGCTTGCCACCTTGGCGGCGGGTTTGATGGCTTCGGGGCATGAGGTCTGCCTGCTGGCGGATGGTGGCACTTTAGGCTCTGCTCGAACCTTGGGTGTGCCATGTCTACCCCTGGCCGGTGATATACGGCAGGCCCTGATGCCTGGGCAGATTCTGTCCAGTGCGGTGCAGGAAAAGGGCGGTTTTCAGCAAACGGCCAAGGCGTTGGCGGCGATTGCCAATGCCAATACCCCGTCCTGGATGCAAACAGTGCTGGATGCCAGCGAGGGTTGTGATGCGATTATCGTTTCGGGTCTGGCTGCTTTTGTAGGGCTGTCCGTAGCAGAGCGTCGCGGCATTAAGGCCATTGGCACCGGGCTGATACCCATTACTCCCACCGCTGATTTTCCATCTCCCTTTCTGCCACCGAACAAGGTGCCGCGCTTCTTGAATAAACGTAGTCATGAATGGGTGAATGCACTGCTGTGGCGTGCGTTCAAGCGGGTCACCAATCAGGCACGGCGGCAGATCTGCGGGCTGCCCGC
This genomic window from Alcaligenes faecalis contains:
- a CDS encoding TetR/AcrR family transcriptional regulator, encoding MTTDHDPGRRERKRLLMLEQIRQTAAALFEEHGYEAVTMEQIADGADIAKRTLYKHFPSKEAVVAFHVDAQLKQDLTYLQHEVAQCPTFQAQALCILRASADWCTQHPEFLKAYLRHQLLNTGTASKDSDITQTWQALMALAQDSGELNSSLNPEQLAHWFHHLYFGAMLRWLNQPELSLHQEFEAMTRLFLHGATVKGPA